The nucleotide window GGTCTCAGGACGCCGCCAGTTTTGTAATCCTTTCAATGCTTGTTGATAACGGAAAAGAATCTCTCAAATGACGATAATGCGATACAATGTGCCTTTTGTGTTAGGTGCAAGAGAAAATCAACCAGGAACTTCAAGCTTGGGTATCTTTTGCTTTAAAATAGTCATATCCTTCGTGCCGTAAATTCCATGCTGATGCATCGAACACCTAGTCCGGTCTATGTGTCCGAGCCAGGCCTCTTCCAAAAAGCCCACACGATGACTGCCCATGAACCATCATGCATGTCTGTCGCTGGAGATGGTCTTCGTGCCCCATTCAACCCCGCCTGGGTTTTGTGTGAAAGCCCATTCGGACCGTGCAAGATGCAGCCCATGTTTCTTTCTTGGCTGATGCTCTCCATCCCTTTCCTCTCACCCCTACGCACAATCGCGGCGGCCCCTCGCGCCTCTCGTTCATCGATCGTATCATTATCAAAAGGCCGTACTTCCCTACGTTGGGTGGTCGTTGCGCCTCGCTCGCTGTCCCAAGAACATGGAATTCCACCTCATGCGCCCCTGCCACGGCCGCGGCCTCCCCTGTGACCACCTCTGTCGccccctcctcgtccgccaCGGCCGCCACGGCCGCCATAATCGCCTCTGTTCTgtccgccgccgcggccgccTCTGTGTCCACCGTGTTGACTGTGTTGCTGCTCCCTTGCAATGTCGATCACGTCGTCCGGTACTCGAAGATATTTGATCTGTTTGTCCCCATAACCATTAGAAACCGCTGGTCGATTGATCGTTGACTCCTTTCCTGGCAAGAggcaagaagagagagaaaaggagggggaggggacaATGTCGAGACTTACGTTGTTTCCCTTGACGTAAACCTCTGGTAACCTCACAAACTTATCGCCTTCCTATTACGTCATGTAAAGTTCGTTGGTAAGCTGCCTTGTCCCCGACATTCTCTTCGACGTGTTGGATTGCTTGTTTCATCCACtcgctcatcatcatcatcatcactgtGCATCATCGCTCGAACGAAGGGACGGAGGGACGGAGGTAGGAGGTAGCACTAACCGGGCTGGTCTGAACAACCTCCCTTAGCGTCAGATTCATCCATGTATCGCATTGGATCAAGTGGCCGTTGAGCGTTTCGCCGTTCTTGAGCTCAACGAGCATGGGATGGCCTTGCGCCGCGGTGAGGATGCCTAACGGTAGCTGTTTGTTGCGAGGGAGCAAAAGGTTAGTACATTTCCAAGAGGGATACCGAAGTGACGCTATATGCAATGAGAATTCGACGTACCATAGTAGTGAGTTTGGAAATCGACAGCCGTTAGTTAGGCTGCCTATTGTTGTTGCGACGGAGACCAAAAGGAGAAGTTGACGTGTTGGATGTAGTGACCAAAGGGAAGTGCGCCCGCGACGGGAAGCCTGTCCTGGCGCCGTGGCGTAGCTGGAGCTTGCCGGCCGCAACAGCTTATGGAGTAACAAATGTAGCGTGGAGCAATGACATGGTTTACCAGGATATCTGGGAGCCGAAAATCAAATACAGTCGAACCCCCTGAAACTGCATACTCCAGATTCTGCATATATGCTAGTTAGTGCATAGAATTTCCAGGTCTGAATCCGCCATTTTTGCCCAAGCCCCGCCTCCAGAAACTGCATATACGCCATTTAGTGCATGGATTTTGGCGGTCTGGATTACATGCAGTTTCAGGGGGTTCGACTGTAGCCAACCGGCAACCCGAGATACACTATACTTAGTGTACAGAAAAGGTGGGACAGCCAAAAAGGAATAATATCCCACGTATATTTGTTATCTAAAGCTTCAGAGTAGCagtaagtaaaaaaaaaacgggtTCTCACTGCAATTGGAAATACTGTTATCCAGATCCAAGTAATTTCAAGAAAAGTGCGGGAGCAAAGAGACATCGAGTCAAAAAGAGTGGACGAGCTGGGAATCGAACCCAGGACCTTTCGCATGCTGTGAAACATGCTAAGCGAACGCTCTACCAACTGAGCCACACGCCCTGAATGAGTAATGCAGTGTTTGCGCTTTGCGCCCTATAGCTGGAGCTCAAAGTTAGAACTCCCCGCAGTCTTCTGTAACTCATGGGCATGTCAAGCGCCTATGTTGAATCAGTTTGCCATATCCCTTGAGGAGAGTTCCTATCAAACGACGCTTAAGCTTAGTTGAGGCTCCCGAGTTGAATATAGAAAATGATAGCCGGACTAATTGACCTCCAACATTTAAAAGTTGAATAAGAAGTCTCGGACACTAATGAGACATTAGACTTTACCTCCATATCTAGTGTATATTTGTCGTAGGTAGAGTGCGTGTTATGGTACTAGCAGACTGTAGTAATTCATTGCCAAAAAGTCACCCGCCAGTCCTTATTGCAGCTCTTGTTGAACAGTGGACTGATAAAGATAGTTTGGAACTTGAGGCTATAGCACTATCATATGTATCGTTTCGAAGGGATTTGTTGAGCCTTGTAATAAGTGGGATCTAACAAGGAAACGCATCCTGCTCTTCACTGATTTTGCTGTTTATCTCATTATCTGCCGTGTCTCCTGTCTTCTCTGAGCCCAGTGTCCTAGTGAACTCGCGCCCCTCAGAGTAACGGTAAGTGTCACAGTTTGAGGATTTCTCGCATATTGGACCGTTGATTTAATGACATGTAGAACGCCCTACACAAACCTTCTTTTTCGATGGCTCAGTTGGTTTTGACAACGCGCCCTGGCCGTGTTCATTATAGTCGAGAACAAGACCTGGTAGAAACAAGGGGGAAAGAGGATTTCACTGTGATATGT belongs to Neurospora crassa OR74A linkage group IV, whole genome shotgun sequence and includes:
- a CDS encoding small nuclear ribonucleoprotein, whose amino-acid sequence is MLPLGILTAAQGHPMLVELKNGETLNGHLIQCDTWMNLTLREVVQTSPEGDKFVRLPEVYVKGNNIKYLRVPDDVIDIAREQQHSQHGGHRGGRGGGQNRGDYGGRGGRGGRGGGDRGGHRGGRGRGRGA